In Balaenoptera ricei isolate mBalRic1 chromosome 7, mBalRic1.hap2, whole genome shotgun sequence, a single window of DNA contains:
- the NDUFB3 gene encoding NADH dehydrogenase [ubiquinone] 1 beta subcomplex subunit 3 encodes MAHGHGHEHGHSKMELPDYKQWTIEGTPLETVQEKLAARGLRDPWGRNEAWRYMGGFANNVSFVGALLKGFKWGFAAFVVAVGAEYYYLESQKKDKKHH; translated from the exons ATGGCCCATGGACATGGACATGAACATGGTCATAGTAAAATGGAACTTCCAGATTATAAACAATGGACTATAGAAGGGACACCATTAGAAACTGTCCAGGAGAAGCTGGCTGCACGAGGGCTAAGGGATCCATGGGGCCG caaTGAAGCTTGGAGATACATGGGTGGCTTTGCAAATAATGTTTCCTTTGTTGGTGCATTATTAAAAGGATTCAAATGGGGATTTGCTGCATTTGTGGTAGCTGTAGGGGCTGAATATTATTACCTGGAGTCCCAGAAAAAAGATAAGAAGCACCACTGA